In Mesotoga infera, a genomic segment contains:
- a CDS encoding ABC transporter permease subunit — protein MTTSSTKIISKILLYVVIIGGAFLMLIPFGWMVATSFKAPSEVSSWPPVWTTKNAASSFTFKTQIKQKSSGASVDLSTLSLSEFRNFAALIEESASLDTITITLDDDPIRRGEVEIQLLKGDGTPADYATEVDEQRFAALVDRYSALESDVPDSFSSALRDLPTDRAGRFMDSFFNAAIYSDSGFVRRVVLVGSLKAQYSKAIDRLSQSVETVMKELPIDTDESKEMKAKIREESSALLVTPIENLTTSMQTLETFRTGKTGVTDLVELETIIGDLRSSVDLIREVSAEIVSLSGTVAGGDSRMSLSVRQLERSLETVPEDLGRWVELLDLYSDVRLFYNDSQDKNLSSTSIVGNIRSDSEVHSLLSEFVKGWDVEEEVKSYLLSAINPSNVRGAVTILLNYLDQNFKDTLSQYFPDTQTPLEVVNDAMNFLRTSLLVASSSEMDTKVRNAMEEKTSYSDLTSLIREVASAAGQTIGVGGVIAGLDRQAGIGGQDALADLIRRRWKETTMVGTFSRVHSDIFSELDLSLKPTEVERVYYRGIISPSGAKSFDIKLTGIPAVWFKDDMPAGKVNFTFGETFKNFFQNYITAWNAAPFGRYYFNTVFVAMVTTFVEIIFAAMAAFAFAKMEFFGKNFLFTLFLATMMVPGEVLLVPNYITLTALGWIDSYYALIVPWVVSVFAIFLLRQHFMTIPNELYDAAMIDGLTKWRFLWTVLVPLSKPAVITGALLKFVGSWNSFLWVLIVTKSPEIRTLPVGLQNFSSATGSDYHLLMAAATFSIIPVVILFLITQKYFIAGIARSGLK, from the coding sequence ATGACTACATCGTCGACAAAGATAATCTCGAAGATTCTTCTCTATGTGGTTATAATTGGCGGGGCTTTTCTGATGCTGATTCCATTCGGTTGGATGGTCGCAACTTCCTTCAAAGCCCCCAGCGAAGTCTCAAGCTGGCCGCCTGTTTGGACGACCAAAAACGCTGCCAGTTCCTTCACTTTCAAGACGCAGATAAAGCAGAAAAGCTCCGGCGCCTCCGTTGATCTCTCGACTCTTAGTCTCAGTGAATTCAGAAACTTCGCGGCGCTTATTGAAGAGTCGGCAAGTCTAGATACCATCACCATCACTCTAGACGATGATCCAATCAGAAGAGGCGAGGTCGAGATCCAGTTGCTCAAAGGTGACGGAACTCCTGCAGATTACGCCACCGAAGTCGATGAACAGCGTTTTGCAGCACTTGTCGACAGGTATTCAGCTCTTGAGTCAGATGTTCCCGATTCCTTTTCGAGCGCCCTGAGAGATCTTCCCACAGACAGAGCGGGCCGTTTTATGGACAGTTTCTTCAATGCTGCAATATACAGTGACAGCGGATTCGTGAGAAGGGTGGTTCTCGTTGGCTCTCTCAAAGCTCAGTACTCAAAAGCAATCGATAGACTGTCTCAGAGCGTTGAGACTGTAATGAAGGAGTTGCCTATCGACACTGATGAAAGCAAGGAAATGAAGGCGAAGATCAGAGAAGAGTCGAGCGCGCTTCTTGTAACTCCGATTGAGAATCTGACGACCTCTATGCAGACTCTAGAGACTTTTAGAACGGGGAAGACGGGGGTCACGGATCTGGTCGAACTTGAAACGATAATCGGGGATCTGAGAAGCAGTGTCGATCTCATTAGGGAAGTAAGCGCCGAAATTGTTTCTCTTTCGGGGACAGTTGCCGGTGGCGATTCCAGAATGTCTCTCTCTGTCAGGCAGCTTGAACGCTCGCTAGAGACTGTTCCAGAAGATTTGGGTCGGTGGGTCGAACTGCTTGACCTCTATTCCGACGTAAGGCTATTCTACAACGATTCCCAGGACAAGAACCTTTCGAGCACCTCAATAGTTGGAAATATACGCTCAGACTCAGAAGTTCATTCGCTGCTCTCGGAGTTTGTAAAGGGATGGGACGTTGAAGAGGAAGTCAAAAGCTATTTGCTCTCAGCTATCAATCCCTCCAATGTGCGGGGCGCAGTCACGATTCTCCTGAACTACCTGGATCAAAATTTCAAAGATACTCTATCTCAATATTTTCCAGATACTCAGACCCCGCTTGAAGTGGTAAATGACGCAATGAACTTCCTCAGGACGTCTCTGCTAGTGGCTTCGAGTTCCGAGATGGACACGAAAGTCCGCAATGCGATGGAAGAGAAAACTTCATACTCCGACCTAACATCGCTTATTAGAGAAGTGGCGTCGGCTGCGGGCCAGACCATAGGCGTCGGAGGAGTCATCGCGGGCCTCGATCGACAGGCTGGTATTGGAGGTCAGGATGCATTGGCAGACCTCATCAGGCGAAGATGGAAAGAGACGACAATGGTCGGGACTTTCTCGAGAGTACATTCAGACATATTCAGTGAACTCGATCTCTCTCTCAAGCCGACTGAGGTTGAAAGAGTCTACTACAGAGGCATAATTTCACCTTCGGGCGCAAAGTCTTTCGACATAAAGCTTACAGGTATTCCCGCTGTCTGGTTCAAGGATGACATGCCTGCCGGAAAAGTCAATTTCACATTCGGGGAAACCTTCAAGAATTTCTTCCAGAACTACATAACTGCGTGGAATGCCGCGCCTTTTGGCAGATACTACTTCAACACAGTATTTGTTGCGATGGTAACGACTTTCGTGGAGATAATTTTCGCTGCGATGGCGGCCTTCGCATTTGCAAAGATGGAGTTCTTTGGTAAGAACTTTCTGTTCACACTCTTCCTGGCAACAATGATGGTCCCGGGAGAAGTGCTGCTGGTTCCCAATTACATAACCCTGACGGCCCTGGGCTGGATCGACTCATATTACGCCCTGATTGTTCCCTGGGTGGTCTCTGTCTTTGCGATATTCTTGCTCCGGCAGCACTTTATGACGATTCCAAACGAGCTCTACGATGCCGCCATGATCGACGGTCTGACGAAATGGCGCTTTCTATGGACAGTTCTGGTTCCGCTTTCGAAGCCCGCTGTGATCACGGGAGCGCTGCTTAAATTCGTCGGCAGCTGGAATTCCTTCCTCTGGGTTCTCATAGTGACCAAGAGTCCGGAAATCAGGACTCTGCCGGTTGGGCTTCAGAATTTCAGCTCAGCGACAGGCAGTGATTATCACCTCTTGATGGCCGCGGCCACCTTCTCAATAATTCCGGTCGTCATTCTCTTCCTGATTACTCAGAAATACTTCATAGCCGGAATTGCCAGGAGTGGTCTCAAATAA
- a CDS encoding DUF1049 domain-containing protein → MKSKKSKAKFPLGLFIFLTLLISLLLIANIDAFLNYRQVQRRLENLQKEYDALQREIEIKESELELLRELVPGSNDGGNR, encoded by the coding sequence ATAAAAAGCAAGAAGAGCAAAGCCAAATTTCCTCTCGGATTGTTCATCTTTCTGACCCTCTTGATTTCGCTACTATTGATAGCGAATATCGACGCTTTTCTCAATTACAGGCAAGTCCAGAGAAGATTGGAGAACCTGCAGAAAGAGTACGATGCACTGCAGAGAGAAATCGAGATCAAAGAATCCGAATTGGAACTGCTCAGAGAATTAGTGCCGGGAAGCAACGATGGAGGCAATAGATGA
- the lepA gene encoding elongation factor 4, with the protein MYNSDRIRNISIIAHIDHGKTTLVDRLLDITDTVDRRHKQDQFMDSMDIERERGITIKSKSVKLNYLAEDGLTYEINIIDTPGHVDFNYEVSRSLAACEGAILLVDASQGVEAQTVGNTYLAIENDLELIPVLNKIDIPNANIEETLAEIVDLIGYTPEDCLQASAKTGQGVKEILESVVRKVSAPSGILEAPLKALIFDAIYDKYRGVVVHVRIFDGSVKEGDKIQMMASGETFEVVEVGYFLPQMEKTDSLDAGEVGYVIAVIKDVSSAKIGDTITSANNPTDEALPGYKEAKPMVYAGMFPGMPEYYEELRKALDKFKLNDAALVFEPENSPALGFGFRVGFLGLLHMDVVRERLEREFEIACILTAPNVVYRVTSQNGDIIEITNPASFPEPGDFSKVEEPFVDLSIITPSEYMGNLIGFITSEKRGDFKAVENAGKNRVVMRFEAPLSEIMFDFFDRMKAISRGYASMDYDILGYRESNLVKVTILVNKETVDSLSFIVHVDKEYQVAKKVVDKLSELIPPHQFQIPIQAKSRGRIIARSDIKALRKDVLAKCYGGDVTRKMKLLEKQKEGKKRMREIGQVTIPQNAFLAILRIGEEE; encoded by the coding sequence ATGTATAACAGTGATCGCATAAGGAACATATCGATAATTGCACACATCGACCACGGGAAGACGACTCTCGTGGATAGACTACTGGATATAACAGACACCGTGGACAGGAGACACAAGCAGGATCAGTTCATGGATTCGATGGATATCGAGCGAGAAAGAGGGATAACGATCAAATCGAAGTCCGTGAAGCTGAATTATCTTGCAGAAGACGGTCTTACTTACGAAATCAATATTATAGATACGCCCGGCCACGTCGACTTCAATTATGAAGTATCGAGAAGCCTTGCTGCTTGCGAGGGCGCGATACTTCTGGTGGATGCCTCTCAGGGGGTCGAGGCTCAGACGGTGGGGAACACATATCTCGCTATAGAGAATGATCTGGAGCTTATCCCCGTTCTTAACAAGATCGACATTCCGAATGCAAATATCGAAGAGACTCTAGCGGAAATCGTCGATTTGATCGGCTATACACCTGAAGACTGTCTTCAGGCAAGTGCGAAGACCGGTCAGGGCGTGAAAGAGATACTGGAATCTGTTGTGCGCAAGGTTTCGGCTCCTTCGGGCATATTGGAGGCACCTCTCAAAGCCTTGATTTTCGACGCGATCTACGACAAGTACAGAGGAGTCGTGGTTCACGTGAGAATCTTTGATGGGAGTGTCAAAGAGGGTGACAAGATACAGATGATGGCCTCCGGCGAAACTTTTGAAGTTGTTGAAGTGGGATACTTTCTTCCTCAAATGGAAAAGACAGATTCTCTTGATGCAGGTGAGGTAGGCTACGTCATTGCAGTTATTAAAGACGTATCGAGCGCTAAGATCGGCGACACCATAACCTCTGCAAATAATCCGACCGATGAAGCTCTTCCGGGCTACAAAGAGGCGAAGCCGATGGTCTACGCTGGAATGTTTCCTGGGATGCCCGAGTACTACGAAGAACTGAGAAAGGCTCTCGACAAGTTCAAATTGAACGACGCCGCACTGGTTTTCGAGCCGGAAAACTCTCCGGCGTTGGGCTTTGGATTCAGGGTGGGTTTTCTCGGTCTGCTTCATATGGATGTCGTAAGGGAGAGGCTTGAAAGAGAGTTTGAAATAGCCTGTATTCTAACGGCTCCAAACGTTGTCTACAGAGTAACATCTCAGAACGGAGACATTATCGAGATAACAAATCCTGCAAGTTTCCCGGAGCCCGGAGATTTCTCGAAGGTCGAGGAGCCCTTTGTCGATCTCTCGATTATCACTCCTTCGGAATATATGGGGAATTTGATCGGCTTTATAACTTCCGAGAAGAGAGGAGATTTCAAGGCAGTCGAAAACGCTGGAAAGAACCGTGTCGTGATGCGTTTCGAAGCGCCCTTGTCAGAAATAATGTTTGATTTCTTTGACAGGATGAAGGCCATTTCTCGAGGGTATGCCTCAATGGATTACGACATACTTGGCTACCGTGAATCGAATCTTGTGAAAGTCACTATTCTCGTCAACAAAGAGACAGTCGATTCGCTTTCGTTCATCGTTCATGTAGACAAGGAGTATCAAGTCGCGAAGAAAGTGGTTGACAAGTTGAGCGAACTGATTCCTCCGCATCAGTTCCAGATTCCAATACAGGCAAAATCGAGAGGACGAATAATTGCGAGAAGCGACATAAAGGCCCTCCGTAAAGATGTTTTGGCGAAGTGCTATGGAGGGGATGTGACAAGAAAGATGAAGCTCCTGGAAAAGCAGAAAGAGGGAAAGAAGAGAATGCGGGAGATCGGTCAGGTGACTATTCCGCAGAACGCCTTCCTGGCAATTCTTAGAATTGGCGAAGAAGAATGA
- a CDS encoding class I SAM-dependent methyltransferase — protein sequence MRFVVTTSHKPTKEEVMNARGLADEIGVKYVSRGRLKEFEKEYPIDFYYVFDKNGQLTIRNGDSVFFFHPGMSKVRYKNIKLQDSDYLIKSMELSGDETVLDTTFGLGNEALLIAHFLPEGKVVGLEASEHIYRVVSHGLRNYPYTYEWIREASTRIELHNRDLRDFVKECPDASYDIVYCDPMFDRPQMSSNSINPLRAFAVYERINRTDVDEMIRISSKRFIIKSRTRDSLFEELDLQFDKLWGSKKSGVLYGVVDKR from the coding sequence ATGAGATTTGTTGTTACAACCTCTCACAAGCCCACGAAAGAAGAAGTTATGAACGCAAGAGGCCTTGCCGATGAGATTGGCGTTAAATATGTTTCAAGAGGCCGGTTGAAGGAATTCGAGAAGGAATACCCGATAGATTTCTACTACGTCTTTGACAAGAATGGCCAGCTTACGATCAGGAACGGGGATTCGGTTTTCTTCTTTCATCCGGGCATGTCGAAGGTAAGGTATAAGAACATAAAGCTTCAGGACTCAGACTATTTAATCAAGAGCATGGAACTCTCCGGAGACGAAACCGTTCTCGATACGACATTCGGACTTGGGAACGAGGCGCTTCTGATCGCCCACTTTCTGCCTGAAGGGAAGGTAGTGGGTCTTGAGGCTTCCGAACATATATACAGGGTAGTCTCCCATGGACTTCGCAACTATCCTTACACTTATGAATGGATCAGAGAAGCGTCGACCAGGATAGAGCTACACAACAGGGATCTTCGAGACTTCGTTAAGGAGTGTCCCGACGCTTCTTATGACATAGTCTACTGCGACCCGATGTTTGATAGACCACAGATGAGTTCCAACTCAATAAATCCTCTCAGGGCATTTGCAGTGTATGAGAGGATTAATAGAACCGATGTGGACGAGATGATCAGGATTTCCTCAAAGAGATTCATCATAAAGAGCAGAACACGTGATTCCCTCTTCGAAGAGCTAGACCTTCAGTTTGACAAGCTTTGGGGAAGCAAGAAGAGCGGAGTGCTTTACGGGGTAGTTGATAAGAGATGA
- a CDS encoding deoxyribonuclease IV, with amino-acid sequence MIRLGAHMSTSKGLDKVPKDTLAIGGNTFQIFPHSPRMWRASLPKEEMASAFIHEMKEKSLDPFDCMVHSGYLVNIASPNEEVWEKSVRLLSLEMKITAALGLKYLNFHPGSHLGDGLHEGIERILKGLEIVLDENQESDVMLLLENVAAKGNHIGSSFDELSMIIEGSAQPERIGVTYDTCHGFDSGFEIRTKDGVLKLIDEIDSKVGYEKLKMIHLNDSKFPLGAAKDRHEMIGKGYIGKEDGFRVFLSNERIQDKPWLLETPGDDADHALEIKYIRELLG; translated from the coding sequence ATGATAAGGCTTGGAGCACACATGTCAACCTCAAAGGGTCTTGACAAAGTCCCCAAAGACACGCTGGCAATCGGCGGAAACACCTTTCAGATCTTCCCGCACAGTCCAAGGATGTGGAGAGCCTCACTTCCAAAGGAGGAGATGGCATCCGCCTTCATCCATGAGATGAAAGAGAAGTCGCTTGATCCGTTCGATTGCATGGTTCATTCCGGTTACCTGGTGAACATCGCCTCTCCCAATGAAGAGGTCTGGGAGAAATCAGTGCGCCTGCTTTCCCTTGAAATGAAGATTACAGCCGCCTTGGGTCTGAAGTATCTGAACTTTCATCCCGGAAGCCATCTTGGAGACGGGCTGCATGAAGGAATAGAGAGAATACTGAAAGGTCTCGAAATAGTGCTTGATGAGAATCAGGAAAGCGACGTGATGCTTCTTCTCGAGAATGTAGCAGCGAAAGGCAATCACATAGGGAGCAGTTTTGACGAGCTTAGTATGATCATCGAGGGTTCGGCACAACCTGAAAGGATCGGAGTAACTTACGATACCTGCCACGGTTTTGATTCCGGGTTTGAGATAAGAACCAAAGACGGAGTGCTAAAGCTTATCGATGAAATAGATTCTAAGGTTGGCTATGAAAAGTTGAAGATGATACATCTTAACGATAGCAAATTTCCACTCGGTGCCGCAAAGGATCGACACGAAATGATAGGCAAAGGCTATATCGGCAAGGAGGACGGATTCAGAGTGTTTCTCTCAAATGAAAGAATCCAGGATAAACCATGGTTGCTGGAGACACCGGGAGACGATGCGGATCATGCTCTGGAAATAAAGTATATAAGAGAACTTCTCGGATAG
- a CDS encoding CTP synthase — protein MKKKYVVVTGGVISGIGKGILSASIARVMKECGVEVNTLKIDPYLNLDAGTMNPNQHGEVFVTEDGYEADLDLGHYERFLGKDMRRENNMTAGQVFKSIIDKERKGDYLGATVQMVPHVTDEIKSRIRRVPGDLIMIEIGGTVGDIEGEIFLEAVRELWVEEGPENFLFIHVTYVPYLRVTNEFKTKPTQQSVQLLRRIGIQPQMIAVRSELPIEENELGKIALFGGLDRQMVYNLPDSENVYDVPRIVYAYGIHRKIAAWLNLEIEERFDWNYPRTFVPTRIVIVGKYLGTDDAYKSISESITLCGASKPDVIDSECFEEMTEDQIKNELRKYDGIIIPGGFGKRGIEGKIAVIKAAREEDIPILGICLGMQLMVIEFARNVSHYENANSTEFDPSTPYPVIDMMEEQKAIMKLGGTMRLGAQETPIEEGTVLMDAYNEKIAFERHRHRYEVNLERFPDLFRNPGEKDESRLTISSLATFVEAIELPEKRFFLGIQYHPEFRSKVGNPNPVFELFVKRVREKRRNQ, from the coding sequence ATGAAGAAGAAGTACGTAGTTGTAACTGGAGGCGTAATCAGCGGCATTGGCAAGGGGATCCTCTCCGCCTCCATAGCGAGGGTTATGAAGGAATGCGGAGTCGAGGTAAACACTCTTAAGATAGACCCGTATCTTAATCTGGATGCCGGGACCATGAACCCAAACCAGCATGGAGAAGTGTTTGTTACCGAAGATGGATACGAAGCCGATCTAGACCTTGGTCATTACGAGAGGTTTCTCGGGAAGGACATGAGAAGAGAGAACAACATGACCGCGGGTCAGGTATTCAAGTCGATAATTGACAAGGAGAGAAAGGGCGACTATCTGGGAGCAACGGTGCAGATGGTCCCTCACGTAACAGATGAGATAAAGTCGAGGATCAGGAGAGTTCCCGGAGATCTGATAATGATAGAAATAGGCGGTACTGTCGGCGACATTGAAGGCGAGATATTTCTGGAAGCGGTGCGGGAACTATGGGTCGAAGAGGGTCCTGAAAACTTCTTGTTCATCCATGTGACCTATGTTCCATATCTGAGGGTCACTAATGAGTTCAAGACGAAGCCTACGCAACAATCCGTTCAACTGCTTAGAAGAATCGGTATTCAGCCTCAGATGATTGCCGTCAGATCGGAGCTGCCAATTGAAGAGAATGAGCTTGGAAAGATCGCTCTATTCGGCGGTCTCGACAGACAGATGGTCTATAACCTTCCCGACTCCGAAAACGTGTACGATGTTCCACGAATCGTGTATGCTTACGGAATTCACAGAAAGATTGCCGCATGGCTCAACCTCGAAATAGAGGAGCGGTTCGACTGGAATTATCCGAGAACGTTCGTTCCGACCAGAATAGTAATAGTGGGAAAATATCTTGGGACGGACGATGCCTATAAGAGCATTTCTGAAAGCATTACGCTTTGCGGCGCCAGCAAACCCGATGTAATCGATTCTGAGTGCTTCGAAGAGATGACGGAAGACCAAATTAAGAACGAACTTCGAAAATACGACGGAATAATTATCCCAGGTGGTTTCGGCAAGCGAGGCATTGAAGGAAAAATTGCTGTAATTAAGGCGGCAAGAGAGGAAGACATCCCTATCCTCGGTATCTGTCTGGGAATGCAGCTGATGGTTATCGAGTTTGCAAGAAACGTTTCCCATTATGAAAACGCCAACTCTACGGAATTTGATCCTTCGACTCCCTACCCGGTCATTGACATGATGGAAGAGCAGAAGGCAATTATGAAGCTCGGAGGAACTATGAGGCTGGGGGCACAGGAGACTCCAATTGAAGAAGGTACGGTGCTGATGGACGCATACAATGAGAAGATAGCTTTCGAGAGGCACAGACACAGATACGAAGTCAATCTGGAGCGCTTCCCCGATCTCTTTAGAAATCCGGGAGAAAAGGATGAAAGTAGATTGACGATCTCCTCCTTAGCGACTTTTGTTGAAGCAATAGAGCTTCCGGAGAAGCGATTTTTCCTCGGAATTCAGTATCACCCGGAATTCCGATCTAAGGTCGGCAATCCAAATCCCGTCTTCGAGCTATTTGTCAAACGCGTCAGAGAGAAGAGAAGGAATCAGTAG
- the folP gene encoding dihydropteroate synthase, producing MILSSGRLLDLSEPVIMGIVNATPDSFFPESRFSDTAAAVDAAMGMLGSGAAIVDIGGESSRPGAEKISVEEEIARVVPVIEKIREKKPRAVISIDTCSSVTARAALAAGADIVNDITGLRSEEMIEVASQSNAAVIIMHMRGDPSTMSQMTDYGDVVEEVSAWLVERAKKAVESGIRKDRIILDPGIGFAKTAEQSIEILRNVDRFLRLGFPLLVGHSRKSFIAKLTGNPVENRLVETLSISTYLYLKGVNIIRVHDVREHDRIFGILKILNPYGENGRE from the coding sequence GTGATCCTCAGTAGCGGTAGGCTGCTTGATCTTTCCGAACCGGTTATTATGGGGATAGTCAATGCGACTCCAGACTCCTTCTTCCCTGAGAGCAGGTTCAGCGACACTGCCGCGGCCGTCGATGCTGCGATGGGAATGCTCGGCAGTGGGGCCGCAATAGTCGATATTGGTGGTGAATCCTCGAGACCGGGAGCCGAAAAGATCTCGGTGGAAGAGGAGATTGCCAGAGTAGTTCCCGTAATAGAGAAAATTCGAGAGAAGAAGCCCCGGGCAGTTATCTCGATAGACACCTGCAGCAGTGTGACAGCAAGAGCGGCACTCGCAGCTGGTGCAGATATCGTCAACGACATTACCGGCCTCAGGTCGGAAGAAATGATTGAAGTTGCCTCGCAAAGCAATGCAGCGGTTATCATAATGCACATGAGAGGAGATCCTTCGACAATGAGTCAGATGACAGATTACGGTGATGTGGTCGAGGAGGTCTCAGCCTGGCTCGTCGAAAGAGCGAAGAAAGCAGTCGAATCAGGGATTAGAAAAGACAGGATAATTCTAGACCCTGGGATAGGTTTCGCCAAGACGGCAGAACAGAGCATAGAAATTCTCAGAAATGTCGACCGCTTCTTACGGCTGGGTTTCCCCCTTCTGGTTGGCCATTCCAGAAAGAGTTTTATAGCGAAGCTCACGGGAAATCCTGTTGAAAATCGGCTTGTAGAAACTCTCTCGATTTCTACTTACCTTTACCTTAAAGGAGTGAACATAATTCGCGTCCACGATGTTCGGGAGCATGACAGAATCTTTGGTATACTTAAGATACTAAACCCATATGGAGAAAATGGGAGGGAATGA
- a CDS encoding sugar ABC transporter permease, producing MPHSRRSKKYWKETWQAYLFLLPSIAILGVFVFWPIGFSLVLSFFKWDYTSTTRYFIGFDNYKELFRLTYPVSLSFVNSLINTAIYIVVVLVVVQALYHLFGLLSKYDKTEKSHSSLYAIYFAAVAGFVLLRNSSADLTAAGLLVGLGLMGLGLFILMRRRKSVQWKKMKSSQWSTLLLIAAVYYALAYLILSQSADFVEYFTLAKESSDFLKSIYNTVYYVLLSVPTQIVLALIIAMLLNKNIKLRSLFRTAYFIPFVTSVVAVSLVWQWMFNDQFGLLNYILSIFNLPRIAWLKEEVWTIPTIAIVSVWQHVGYTTVIFLAGLQNIDRSYYEAADVDGASGWQKFKFITWPLLSGTTFFIMIITMIGSFKVFSQIFILYQGLPGPVNKSGLTLVYYVFDAFYNQQRMGVASAAAYVLFMIILVLTMVQLYVGKKRVHYEG from the coding sequence TTGCCCCACAGTAGACGCTCGAAGAAGTACTGGAAGGAAACCTGGCAAGCATATCTTTTCCTGCTGCCTTCGATTGCAATCCTAGGTGTCTTTGTTTTCTGGCCAATCGGATTTTCACTTGTACTCAGCTTCTTCAAATGGGATTACACTTCGACCACTCGTTACTTCATTGGATTTGATAACTATAAGGAGCTCTTCAGACTGACATATCCGGTTTCGCTTAGCTTCGTGAATTCGCTGATAAACACGGCCATCTACATTGTGGTTGTTCTAGTCGTCGTACAGGCTCTGTACCATCTCTTCGGTTTGCTGAGCAAGTACGACAAGACCGAGAAAAGTCACTCGTCTCTGTATGCGATCTATTTTGCGGCAGTTGCAGGTTTTGTTTTGCTTCGCAATTCTTCGGCTGATTTGACGGCGGCAGGTTTGCTTGTCGGTCTGGGGCTGATGGGTCTCGGCCTTTTCATACTGATGCGCAGAAGAAAGAGTGTTCAGTGGAAGAAAATGAAGTCCAGTCAATGGTCGACGCTACTTCTGATAGCTGCTGTCTACTACGCCCTGGCATATCTCATTTTGAGTCAGAGTGCGGATTTTGTGGAGTACTTCACGCTCGCCAAAGAGAGTTCCGACTTCCTCAAATCGATCTACAATACTGTCTATTACGTTCTTCTGTCCGTTCCGACGCAGATAGTGCTGGCGCTGATCATTGCTATGCTTTTGAACAAGAATATCAAACTGCGCTCTCTATTCAGGACTGCGTACTTCATACCCTTTGTCACATCGGTGGTTGCCGTTTCACTGGTATGGCAGTGGATGTTCAACGACCAGTTTGGACTGCTTAACTATATTCTCTCGATCTTCAACTTGCCCAGAATCGCGTGGTTGAAAGAAGAGGTGTGGACGATTCCAACGATAGCCATAGTCTCGGTATGGCAGCATGTTGGATACACCACCGTTATCTTTCTTGCCGGTCTTCAGAATATTGACAGATCGTATTACGAAGCGGCCGATGTAGATGGCGCAAGCGGCTGGCAGAAGTTCAAGTTCATCACCTGGCCGCTGCTTTCGGGCACGACCTTCTTCATAATGATAATCACGATGATTGGTTCGTTTAAGGTTTTCTCTCAAATATTCATTCTTTATCAGGGTCTTCCTGGACCTGTCAACAAAAGCGGACTGACACTGGTCTATTACGTATTTGACGCCTTCTATAACCAGCAGAGAATGGGAGTAGCCAGTGCTGCTGCATACGTTCTCTTTATGATAATTCTGGTCTTGACAATGGTGCAGCTGTACGTTGGCAAAAAGCGCGTCCATTATGAGGGTTGA